A window of Lepus europaeus isolate LE1 chromosome 11, mLepTim1.pri, whole genome shotgun sequence contains these coding sequences:
- the NDN gene encoding necdin — protein sequence MSEQSKDLSDPDLTAETPNREVHSSPGVPAGGPAPVSQAASLAGPQSPPLGPTALSQPEPPPQAPSDEEDPKALLQAAEEGRAHQAPSAAQLGPAPPAPAQLVQKAHELMWYVLVKDQKKMIIWFPDMVKDVIGSYKKWCRSILRRTSLILARVFGLHLRLTSLHTMEFALVKALDPEELDRVALSNRMPMTGLLLMILSLIYVKGRGARESAVWNVLRILGLRPWKKHSTFGDVRKLITEEFVQQHYLKYQRVPYVEPPEYEFFWGSRATQEITKMQIMEFLARVFKKDPQAWPSRYREALEEARALREASPSAHCPRSSVSED from the coding sequence ATGTCGGAACAAAGTAAGGACCTGAGCGACCCCGACTTGACAGCCGAGACCCCCAACCGCGAAGTGCACAGCAGCCCAGGGGTTCCGGcggggggccctgcacccgtctCCCAGGCAGCGAGCCTCGCAGGGCCACAGAGCCCTCCTCTAGGCCCGACGGCCCTCTCGCAGCCCGAGCCGCCGCCCCAGGCCCCGAGCGATGAGGAGGACCCGAAGGCCCTGCTGCAGGCAGCTGAGGAGGGCCGCGCCCACCAGGCCCCGAGCGCGGCCCAGCTgggccccgcgccgcccgcccctgCCCAGCTGGTGCAGAAGGCACATGAGCTCATGTGGTACGTGCTGGTCAAGGACCAGAAGAAGATGATCATCTGGTTTCCAGACATGGTGAAAGATGTCATTGGCAGCTACAAGAAATGGTGCAGAAGCATCCTCAGGCGCACCAGCCTCATCCTTGCCCGAGTCTTTGGGCTGCACCTGAGGCTGACCAGCCTGCACACGATGGAGTTTGCGCTGGTCAAGGCTCTCGACCCCGAGGAGCTGGACAGGGTGGCACTGAGCAACCGGATGCCCATGACAGGCCTTCTGCTCATGATCCTGAGCCTCATCTACGTGAAGGGCCGAGGCGCCAGAGAGAGCGCCGTCTGGAACGTGCTGCGCATCTTGGGGCTGCGGCCCTGGAAGAAGCATTCCACCTTCGGGGATGTGAGAAAGCTCATCACCGAGGAGTTCGTCCAGCAGCATTACCTGAAGTACCAGCGCGTACCCTATGTTGAACCTCCGGAGTATGAGTTCTTCTGGGGCTCCCGAGCCACGCAAGAGATTACCAAGATGCAgatcatggagttcctggccaggGTTTTTAAGAAAGATCCCCAGGCCTGGCCTTCCAGATACAGAGAAGCTCTGGAGGAGGCCAGAGCTCTGCGGGAGGCCAGTCCCAGTGCCCACTGCCCCCGAAGCAGTGTGTCTGAGGACTAG